Proteins from one Rosa chinensis cultivar Old Blush chromosome 7, RchiOBHm-V2, whole genome shotgun sequence genomic window:
- the LOC112177137 gene encoding probable protein phosphatase 2C 27 produces the protein MRLNMAAGMDFSPPTTIFEGVCYNDNMSALEDDDENINGLNHIANGKPPRHLSVMRHSLSSMRMLAPEDLLEVGVLASKSPSNENSNFLPVFRSGSCAERGPKQYMEDEHVCVDNLVEHLGGTSAFPSPGAFYGVFDGHGGTDAASFIRSNILRFIVEDSHFPTCLERAIKSAYVKADHAFADASSLDISSGTTALTALVSGRTLIIANAGDCRAVMGKRGKAIEMSNDHKPNCASERLRIEKLGGVIYDGYLNGQLSVARALGDWHMKGPKGSACPLSAEPELKETCLTEEDEFLIMGCDGLWDVMSSQCAVTMARKELMIHNDPERCSRELVREALKRHTCDNLTVIVVCFSPDAPPRIEIPQSRVRRSISAEGLNLLKGVLDCNT, from the exons ATGCGACTGAACATGGCTGCCGGTATGGATTTTTCGCCTCCGACGACCATATTTGAAGGTGTTTGCTACAATGACAACATGTCAGCcttggaagatgatgatgagaaTATCAACGGTTTGAATCATATTGCGAATGGGAAACCTCCCCGGCATCTCTCGGTAATGCGGCACAGTTTGAGCTCCATGAGGATGCTCGCCCCTGAGGATTTG TTGGAAGTTGGGGTTTTAGCCAGTAAGTCACCTTCGAATGAGAATTCAAACTTTCTCCCAGTGTTCCGATCAGGAAGCTGTGCTGAAAGAGGACCTAAACAGTACATGGAGGATGAACATGTTTGCGTAGATAATCTTGTTGAACATCTGGGTGGAACCTCTGCCTTCCCTTCACCTGGTGCTTTCTATGGG GTATTTGATGGCCACGGAGGCACAGATGCAGCATCGTTTATCAGAAGCAACATTCTTAGATTCATAGTTGAGGATTCTCATTTTCCAACTTGTTTGGAGAGGGCTATTAAGAGTGCCTATGTGAAAGCTGATCATGCATTTGCAGATGCAAGTTCTCTGGATATCTCCTCTGGCACCACTGCTCTGACTGCCCTTGTTTCGGGAAG GACCCTGATCATTGCTAATGCTGGAGACTGTCGAGCTGTAATGGGGAAACGGGGTAAAGCAATAGAGATGTCAAACGACCACAAACCAAATTGTGCATCAGAAAGGCTAAGAATTGAGAAACTTGGTGGTGTGATATATGACGGGTACCTCAATGGACAATTATCTGTGGCTCGTGCTCTAGGAGACTGGCACATGAAGGGACCGAAAGGCTCTGCCTGCCCTCTAAGTGCAGAGCCTGAGTTAAAGGAGACATGCCTGACTGAGGAAGATGAGTTTTTAATAATGGGGTGTGATGGTTTGTGGGATGTAATGAGTAGCCAATGTGCTGTAACGATGGCGAGGAAAGAACTGATGATCCATAATGATCCTGAAAGATGCTCAAGAGAACTGGTCAGAGAGGCACTCAAGCGGCACACATGTGATAATCTAACTGTTATCGTGGTTTGTTTTTCCCCAGATGCACCCCCTCGGATAGAAATACCTCAAAGCCGAGTCCGGAGGAGCATTTCTGCAGAAGGGCTTAATTTGTTGAAGGGTGTACTGGACTGCAACACATGA